CCCTGCTGTCGCTGGCCTGCTCCGACAAGCCCGGACCCGTGGAGCCCCCTCCTCCTCCGGCGGAAGCCTGGGACGGAACGTACACACCCCTGGCCGAGTCGACGGATTGGGTCGACCGGGGCGAGTACGCGGCCTGCGCGTTCACTCCGCCCCCGGGGACAGTCATCGACTGCGACGACCCATCGCTCTTCGACCTGTCGCGGTGTGACACCGCCTCGCTGGCCAGCGTGGACCCGCACGGCATCTACCAGGTGGACATGCGTCATGCGGCGGGCTTCTCGGACTTCGCGGGCATCCGGGTCCCCGCCGATGGCAGCACGGGGACCCTGAACGGCCTCACGGGGCTGAGCACCCCGCTCACGCGGCAGCAGCTCCAGGGGAGCTTCTTCGTGTCCTCGCGGCACACCCAGGGGTCCAGCGTGCGGCAGCTCGTCTTCGCGGGCTGTGGCGTCACTGGACCCGGGCTGGTGACGGGGTGCTTCGCCCGCTGCGGGAATGGCAAGGTCAACTCCACGGGCACCTTCGAGGCCGCGCGGATGACCTGGGGGCGGGGCGAAGCCGAGGCGTCGGGTGGGCTGCGCCTCCTCTCGGAGACCCACGTCCAGACCGACTTTCCGGTGGACGTGTATGTCCACCGTGGCCACGCCTACGTCGTGTCCGTCGACGACCTGTACACCGGAGGCACGGGCGGACTCACGGTGGTCGACGTCCGCGACCCGAGCCACCCGGTCATCACCCAGCACATCACCCTCCCGGGTGACTCTTTCTGGAACGCGGCCTGGGCCAAGGACGACGCGCTCTACATCGCCAGCAGGCGCTCGGGCGTCATCGTCTTCGACATCACCCACCCCAAAGCCCCGGCCTACGTGCGCAACGTGCCCGGTGGCCCCGCCCTCAATGTCCACACGATGTTCGTGGACGGCGACCGGCTCCACGCCGTGTCCCCCGGGCCCGCGCCCACCGGAGAGACCCTCATCTTCGACATCTCCACGCCGCTCAACCCCGTCCTGCTCAACCGCTTCGTCGCCGCCGACACGACGTCGTACATTCCCTCGGCGCACGACTCCTTCGCCTACCAGGACCGCCTCTACGTCAACCACTTCAGCGCCGGCTACGTCGTCTTCGACGTGAAGGACCCGATGAGCCCGCGCGAGCTGGGCCACTACACCTTCGAGAGCGACAACAGCTTCGCGACGAGCCACGCGAGCGCGGTGGGCACCTTCGCGGGGAAGACCGTCGCCTTCGAGGGGGGCGAGTACCAGGGCGCCCACCTGCGGGTGCTGGACGTCACGGACCCCACGAACATCCAGCTCATGGGCGAGTACAAGCTGCGTCCGCAGACCTCCATCCACAACATGATCCTCCGGGGCAAGCGTCTCTACGTCACCTACTACCAGGAGGGCCTG
This region of Corallococcus silvisoli genomic DNA includes:
- a CDS encoding LVIVD repeat-containing protein, encoding MVLEPRVLRAVLIGSLLSLACSDKPGPVEPPPPPAEAWDGTYTPLAESTDWVDRGEYAACAFTPPPGTVIDCDDPSLFDLSRCDTASLASVDPHGIYQVDMRHAAGFSDFAGIRVPADGSTGTLNGLTGLSTPLTRQQLQGSFFVSSRHTQGSSVRQLVFAGCGVTGPGLVTGCFARCGNGKVNSTGTFEAARMTWGRGEAEASGGLRLLSETHVQTDFPVDVYVHRGHAYVVSVDDLYTGGTGGLTVVDVRDPSHPVITQHITLPGDSFWNAAWAKDDALYIASRRSGVIVFDITHPKAPAYVRNVPGGPALNVHTMFVDGDRLHAVSPGPAPTGETLIFDISTPLNPVLLNRFVAADTTSYIPSAHDSFAYQDRLYVNHFSAGYVVFDVKDPMSPRELGHYTFESDNSFATSHASAVGTFAGKTVAFEGGEYQGAHLRVLDVTDPTNIQLMGEYKLRPQTSIHNMILRGKRLYVTYYQEGLRVLDVSVPPRPREIAYFNTFRESDPHRTDDLLEGAIGIRVPGDGYVYVVDTSRGLLILNEL